The following proteins are encoded in a genomic region of Neomicrococcus aestuarii:
- a CDS encoding 4-(cytidine 5'-diphospho)-2-C-methyl-D-erythritol kinase → MKRPPLIVNRHTALTDHDRDMIGLRSVVARAPGKINVSLEVGPPREDGYHSVATIYLAVNLFEDIRASERMDTEFTISLSPDSAPFADPETFPIGPENLVIRAAAELRAYTGVKAGADLEVTKRVPIAGGMGGGSADAAAALVACNALWETGLNREELAIVGARLGADVPFALYGGAAVGLGVGDQLSPLLLRNATHWVLVPASYGLSTPEVYGTLDKLRAEQDVEAPTNVDVDTVHALVAANVESLALNVRNDMEQAAIHLAPEIATVIATGEKLGAARGIVSGSGPTIAFLAEDKDHAEQLRTLINEELDVDALVVHGPANGAAVVHHHSAFRGN, encoded by the coding sequence GTGAAACGCCCGCCGCTGATCGTCAACCGGCACACCGCACTCACTGACCATGACCGCGACATGATCGGCCTGCGCTCCGTCGTGGCTCGCGCGCCGGGCAAAATTAATGTCTCCCTCGAAGTGGGACCACCCCGCGAGGACGGGTACCACTCCGTGGCCACCATCTATCTTGCGGTGAATTTATTCGAAGACATTCGCGCGAGCGAACGCATGGACACCGAGTTCACGATTTCGCTGAGCCCAGACTCGGCGCCGTTCGCGGACCCGGAGACTTTCCCCATTGGACCGGAGAACCTGGTGATCCGGGCTGCCGCAGAGCTTCGCGCCTACACGGGCGTGAAGGCCGGGGCTGACCTCGAAGTCACCAAACGCGTTCCCATCGCCGGCGGCATGGGTGGCGGCTCCGCGGATGCGGCGGCGGCCCTCGTGGCGTGCAACGCCCTGTGGGAGACTGGACTGAACCGCGAAGAGCTCGCGATTGTGGGTGCTCGACTGGGCGCGGACGTCCCGTTCGCTCTCTACGGCGGCGCTGCGGTGGGACTCGGCGTGGGGGATCAGCTCTCACCCTTGTTGCTGCGGAACGCGACTCACTGGGTCTTGGTGCCGGCCAGCTACGGGCTCAGCACCCCCGAGGTCTATGGAACGTTGGACAAGCTGCGCGCCGAACAGGACGTGGAAGCGCCCACGAATGTGGACGTTGACACCGTGCACGCACTGGTAGCCGCAAACGTTGAATCCCTTGCACTGAACGTGCGCAATGACATGGAGCAAGCGGCCATCCACTTGGCCCCGGAGATCGCCACCGTCATTGCCACCGGCGAAAAGCTGGGCGCAGCCCGGGGCATCGTTTCCGGTTCCGGTCCCACGATCGCCTTCTTGGCCGAGGACAAAGACCACGCGGAACAGCTCCGAACACTTATTAACGAGGAACTCGATGTGGACGCACTGGTAGTGCATGGACCGGCAAACGGCGCAGCCGTGGTCCACCACCATTCGGCGTTCCGCGGCAACTAG
- a CDS encoding ABC-F family ATP-binding cassette domain-containing protein — protein MAHLLGAENLSIAFNGRVILDSVSLGLNEGDRVGMVGRNGDGKSTLMRLLAKRGEGDNGRVTWVGGLNVGYLDQQDVLDGDMSVGEAIVGDADEHEWASNRTARDIMDGLVKEVDWHAKIADLSGGQKRRVALAKLLIGDHDVIMLDEPTNHLDVEGVHWLANHLKNRWRPNQGGLLVVTHDRWFLDEVSTRTWEVHDGMVEPFEGGYAAYILQRVERDRQNASIESKRQNLAKKELAWLRRGAPARTSKPKFRIDAANELIADVPEVRNKVELASLAVTRLGKDVVDILDASVSYPGKDVLKKIEWRLAPGERTGILGVNGAGKSTLLGLIDGTVEPTEGRVKRGKTVKVVTLSQKLDELTEFLNDPVRVVISQLRTSYTVGAGSKAQELTPGQLLERLGFSNHHLSTPIKDLSGGQKRRLQLLMILLEQPNILILDEPTNDLDTDMLAAMEDLLDTWPGTLIVVSHDRYFLERVTDQQYALFGGKLRHLPGGVDEYLRLRTEEEARAGAASSSSASSTTTQPASSDSAAVSGAERRAAQKEISTIERRLQKLTQSIEKVHAKMADHDQSDFDGLRALNEELRGYEDEVASLEERWLELSELVG, from the coding sequence ATGGCTCACTTGTTGGGTGCAGAAAACCTCTCGATCGCTTTCAACGGTCGTGTCATTTTGGACAGCGTCAGCCTTGGCCTCAACGAGGGCGACCGCGTGGGTATGGTGGGCCGCAACGGCGATGGCAAGTCCACGCTCATGCGTTTGCTCGCCAAGCGCGGCGAGGGTGACAACGGCCGCGTGACGTGGGTGGGCGGACTCAACGTGGGCTACCTGGATCAGCAGGACGTGCTGGACGGCGACATGTCCGTGGGCGAAGCCATCGTAGGGGACGCCGACGAACACGAGTGGGCCTCCAACCGCACCGCCCGCGACATCATGGACGGCCTCGTCAAGGAAGTGGACTGGCACGCGAAGATCGCGGACCTCTCCGGTGGCCAGAAGCGCCGCGTGGCCTTGGCCAAGTTGCTGATCGGTGATCATGACGTGATCATGCTCGATGAACCCACCAACCACTTGGACGTGGAAGGCGTGCACTGGCTCGCTAACCACCTGAAGAACCGCTGGCGCCCGAATCAGGGCGGCCTGCTGGTGGTCACCCACGATCGCTGGTTCCTGGACGAAGTCTCCACGCGGACGTGGGAGGTTCACGACGGCATGGTGGAGCCTTTCGAAGGCGGCTATGCGGCGTACATCTTGCAGCGCGTGGAGCGCGATCGTCAGAACGCTTCCATTGAGTCCAAGCGCCAGAACCTGGCGAAGAAGGAACTTGCGTGGTTGCGCCGCGGCGCTCCTGCGCGTACCTCGAAGCCGAAGTTCCGCATCGATGCGGCGAACGAGCTCATCGCGGATGTTCCCGAAGTGCGCAACAAGGTGGAGCTTGCTTCCCTCGCGGTGACGCGCCTCGGCAAGGACGTCGTCGATATCCTCGACGCCTCCGTGTCCTACCCGGGCAAGGACGTGCTCAAGAAGATCGAGTGGCGCTTGGCTCCAGGCGAGCGCACGGGCATCTTGGGTGTGAACGGCGCCGGCAAGTCCACACTGTTGGGCTTGATCGATGGCACCGTGGAACCCACCGAGGGTCGGGTCAAGCGCGGCAAGACCGTCAAGGTGGTCACGCTGTCCCAGAAGCTCGATGAGCTCACCGAGTTCTTGAATGATCCCGTGCGCGTGGTCATCAGCCAGTTGCGCACCTCTTACACGGTGGGCGCCGGCTCCAAGGCTCAAGAGCTCACCCCGGGCCAGCTGTTGGAGCGCCTCGGCTTCTCCAACCACCACCTCTCCACGCCTATCAAGGACCTTTCGGGTGGCCAGAAGCGCCGCTTGCAGCTGCTCATGATCCTGCTGGAGCAGCCGAACATCCTCATCCTTGATGAGCCCACCAACGACCTCGACACGGACATGCTCGCCGCGATGGAGGACCTGCTGGACACCTGGCCGGGCACCCTGATTGTGGTTTCCCACGACCGCTACTTCCTCGAGCGCGTCACGGACCAGCAGTACGCCCTCTTCGGCGGCAAGCTGCGGCACTTGCCCGGTGGCGTTGACGAATATTTGCGCCTCCGAACGGAAGAGGAGGCACGCGCCGGGGCTGCGTCGTCGTCCTCCGCTTCCAGTACGACGACGCAGCCCGCCTCCTCAGATTCGGCTGCGGTTTCCGGGGCCGAACGTCGTGCGGCGCAGAAAGAAATTTCCACGATCGAACGGCGCTTGCAGAAGCTGACGCAGAGCATCGAGAAGGTTCACGCCAAAATGGCCGACCACGATCAGAGCGATTTCGATGGACTTCGCGCGCTGAACGAGGAGCTGCGTGGGTACGAGGATGAGGTCGCATCCCTCGAAGAACGATGGCTGGAATTGTCTGAGCTGGTGGGCTAA
- a CDS encoding AAA family ATPase, whose product MTLQQQDLTLGPDFHDACQRILTAIGGVLDGKQDVAQTALTVLLAQGHLLLEDVPGVGKTLLAKALARTIDGDIKRIQFTPDLLPSDVTGVSIYNQDTHQFDFRTGPVFANIVIGDEINRASAKTQSALLECMEERQVTVDSVTYALPDPFMVIATQNPIELEGTFPLPEAQRDRFMARVSVGYPDAQAEMDMLESHQSTNPLNRVEPVLTTNELRSLIDAVKTVHVSDPVKQYIVSLGRATREHPDVQLGASPRSLLQLLRAAKARAAVSARNYVLPDDVLAMAHDVLVHRIVLERKATFSGTKVAELVDGIVAGLPVNAGAREAAPRG is encoded by the coding sequence GTGACACTTCAACAGCAAGACCTGACGTTGGGCCCTGACTTCCATGACGCGTGCCAGCGGATTCTCACTGCCATCGGCGGGGTGCTGGACGGAAAGCAGGATGTGGCGCAAACGGCGCTGACGGTTCTTCTGGCGCAAGGTCACTTGCTGCTCGAAGATGTGCCGGGCGTCGGTAAGACCCTCTTGGCGAAAGCGCTCGCGCGCACGATTGACGGCGATATTAAGCGCATCCAGTTCACGCCGGACCTGCTGCCCTCCGATGTCACGGGTGTCTCCATCTACAACCAGGACACGCACCAGTTCGATTTCCGGACCGGCCCGGTCTTCGCGAACATTGTGATTGGTGATGAGATCAATCGTGCGTCCGCGAAAACCCAGTCGGCGCTGCTCGAGTGTATGGAAGAGCGCCAAGTCACAGTGGATTCGGTGACCTACGCGCTGCCGGATCCGTTCATGGTGATCGCGACGCAAAACCCCATTGAGCTCGAAGGCACGTTCCCGTTGCCGGAAGCTCAGCGGGACCGCTTCATGGCGCGCGTCTCCGTGGGCTACCCGGACGCTCAAGCGGAAATGGACATGCTGGAATCCCACCAGTCCACCAACCCGCTGAACCGCGTTGAGCCCGTCCTCACCACTAACGAGTTGCGCTCTCTCATTGACGCCGTGAAGACCGTTCATGTTTCTGACCCGGTCAAGCAGTACATCGTCTCTCTGGGCCGTGCCACGCGCGAGCACCCGGATGTGCAGTTGGGTGCATCGCCGCGCTCGCTGCTTCAACTGTTGCGCGCTGCGAAAGCTCGCGCCGCCGTCTCTGCACGCAACTACGTCCTCCCCGATGACGTGCTGGCCATGGCGCACGATGTCCTGGTGCACCGCATTGTCCTGGAGCGCAAAGCCACGTTCTCCGGAACGAAGGTTGCCGAGCTCGTTGACGGCATCGTGGCCGGGCTACCGGTGAACGCTGGCGCGCGCGAAGCGGCGCCGAGAGGATAG
- a CDS encoding DUF58 domain-containing protein: protein MHPADDERNTQLSRQREERAERRARRQSFFANQPFTWRGLGVLSAGVIALLLAAFLGRRELLAIALFLIVVPLVSAITVRWGRGQLKLERTFAPHPVTAGETTRVSSQVRFPGPRGAAVVVEDHLPDSFGANPRFLASPQDASGFSYRVRPSQRGTHTVGPATALTVDVLGLARRRVKFGEVSALCVLPRTNLFDAESSSGAHFSSGLAPTARQSSPDMDDVMTREYREGDPLRRIHWPASARHGELMVRQEVFSVRHYVAIVVDAAASSYGLGTDQGEASSEATSLKTAPARALSVPRFGAEPGVTSELFDRTVELAATLVTDLHQQGVTVDVFEHTGRTLNEGSHSARGYISRMGPDSVQWCLSELGVTSTEVGHTAPELPVPDSQSLVVISGNPTREHAERLTTWLSHYRTVNIVLPRRGASAAVFENAGWTIHELNSAEARRS, encoded by the coding sequence GTGCATCCGGCCGACGATGAACGGAACACACAACTCTCGCGTCAGCGCGAGGAGAGGGCCGAGCGTCGTGCCCGGCGTCAATCGTTTTTCGCGAACCAGCCCTTTACATGGCGGGGACTCGGCGTACTGTCCGCGGGCGTGATCGCTCTGTTGCTGGCTGCGTTTCTCGGGCGACGCGAGCTCTTGGCGATCGCCCTGTTCCTCATTGTTGTCCCGCTGGTTTCCGCCATCACCGTGCGTTGGGGTCGCGGCCAGCTCAAACTTGAGCGCACTTTTGCACCGCACCCCGTGACCGCGGGTGAGACCACTCGCGTGAGCAGCCAAGTGCGCTTCCCAGGACCCCGTGGGGCAGCGGTGGTGGTTGAAGATCATTTGCCCGACTCGTTCGGTGCGAACCCTCGCTTTCTCGCTTCGCCCCAGGACGCCTCGGGCTTCAGTTACCGGGTGCGCCCCTCCCAGCGCGGCACTCACACGGTGGGTCCCGCGACGGCTCTCACCGTTGACGTCTTGGGCCTGGCACGCCGGCGCGTGAAGTTCGGCGAGGTTTCGGCACTGTGCGTGCTCCCGCGAACGAATCTCTTTGACGCTGAGTCCTCTTCCGGCGCGCACTTCAGCAGCGGCCTAGCGCCCACCGCCCGTCAATCCTCGCCGGACATGGACGATGTCATGACGCGCGAATACCGCGAGGGCGATCCTTTGCGACGCATTCACTGGCCTGCGAGCGCTCGCCACGGCGAACTCATGGTCCGCCAAGAAGTCTTCTCCGTCCGGCACTACGTGGCGATCGTGGTGGACGCCGCCGCGTCCTCCTACGGGTTGGGCACGGATCAGGGTGAAGCTTCCTCGGAGGCCACATCGCTGAAAACCGCTCCAGCGCGCGCGTTGAGCGTCCCGCGGTTCGGCGCAGAACCGGGCGTGACCTCAGAACTTTTCGATCGCACCGTAGAACTTGCCGCCACCTTGGTGACGGACCTGCACCAGCAAGGCGTCACGGTGGACGTCTTCGAGCACACCGGGCGCACCCTCAACGAAGGCTCGCACTCGGCTCGCGGCTACATTTCCCGCATGGGACCAGACAGCGTCCAGTGGTGTCTCTCAGAGCTCGGGGTCACCTCTACCGAGGTGGGTCACACTGCTCCGGAGCTGCCGGTACCGGATAGCCAGAGCCTCGTGGTGATTTCCGGAAACCCCACTCGAGAGCACGCGGAGCGGCTGACCACGTGGCTGAGTCATTACCGCACCGTAAACATCGTGCTCCCCCGCCGAGGAGCCTCCGCTGCTGTCTTTGAGAACGCCGGATGGACCATCCACGAGCTGAACTCCGCGGAGGCCCGCCGCTCATGA
- a CDS encoding resuscitation-promoting factor: protein MLHAAKSRWVKLSAQALIVLAIIGGVFYAASFQKSVALSVDGQERTVSVFGATVADALAAANLTLSQEDQVSPALDAPISEGQTIEVLTEKGVKVSIDGADRVVNTTGLTVEDLMNQLGIEDGSAVSLDADTLLTGLNSTLTIKTADAIAEAKKEAAAKKAAAAKKAAAAKAAAAQKIAEQKAAAAAKVEAARVAAAEAAAAKVAAAKQAAAEEAAEEAAQAAAAKKAAAQKVAAQQAAAQKAAATTQAASTAAAQTTQVASSSSATSTGSVSSTWAALAQCESGGNWSINTGNGYYGGLQFSLSSWQAVGGTQYAAYPHLATAAQQVAAAEKLRASGGWGHWPACAAKLGLL, encoded by the coding sequence GTGCTTCATGCCGCAAAAAGCCGCTGGGTCAAGCTCTCAGCTCAGGCCCTCATTGTTCTAGCAATCATCGGTGGCGTTTTTTACGCCGCCTCGTTCCAAAAATCAGTCGCCTTGTCCGTAGATGGCCAAGAGCGCACTGTCTCCGTCTTCGGAGCAACCGTTGCTGACGCTCTCGCCGCAGCAAACCTCACCCTCAGCCAAGAAGACCAGGTATCTCCTGCTCTGGATGCGCCCATCTCCGAGGGACAAACCATTGAAGTTCTCACCGAAAAAGGTGTGAAGGTTTCCATCGATGGCGCCGATCGCGTGGTCAACACCACCGGTTTGACCGTTGAAGACCTCATGAACCAGCTCGGCATTGAAGACGGCTCTGCTGTCTCTTTGGATGCAGACACCCTCCTGACGGGTCTGAACTCCACGCTGACCATCAAGACCGCTGACGCTATCGCTGAAGCCAAGAAGGAAGCCGCTGCTAAAAAGGCTGCGGCAGCCAAGAAGGCAGCAGCTGCAAAGGCTGCCGCCGCTCAGAAGATTGCTGAACAGAAGGCAGCAGCAGCCGCCAAGGTTGAAGCCGCCCGCGTCGCAGCAGCAGAAGCAGCTGCCGCAAAGGTTGCAGCCGCTAAGCAGGCAGCAGCCGAAGAAGCCGCTGAAGAAGCAGCTCAAGCCGCCGCCGCAAAGAAGGCAGCTGCCCAGAAGGTTGCAGCTCAGCAGGCTGCAGCTCAGAAGGCCGCTGCAACTACCCAAGCCGCAAGCACCGCAGCCGCACAGACGACGCAAGTTGCGTCGTCGTCCTCTGCAACCTCTACCGGTAGCGTGTCCTCCACGTGGGCCGCTCTCGCACAGTGCGAATCCGGCGGAAACTGGTCCATCAACACCGGCAACGGCTACTACGGTGGACTCCAGTTCTCGCTCTCTAGCTGGCAGGCAGTCGGCGGAACGCAGTACGCTGCGTACCCGCACCTCGCCACCGCAGCACAGCAGGTAGCCGCAGCTGAGAAGCTTCGCGCTTCCGGCGGCTGGGGCCACTGGCCAGCATGTGCAGCCAAGTTGGGCTTGCTCTAA
- the rsmA gene encoding 16S rRNA (adenine(1518)-N(6)/adenine(1519)-N(6))-dimethyltransferase RsmA, with amino-acid sequence MTDAPNSTPLLGATDIRRLAEEVGVHPTKTLGQNFVIDGNTIRRIVSAAKVKPDETVVEVGPGLGSLTLGLIDAARSVVAVEIDPPLAKRLPQTIAEFRPERVDDFTVILSDAMDVTSLPDPQPTALVANLPYNVAVPVLLHFFEHFPTLQHGLVMVQDEVADRLAAGPGSKTYGVPSAKAAWYADVKKAGVIGMNVFWPAPKIHSGLVSFERRETPVVDDVRREDVFAVIDAAFAQRRKTLRAALAGWAGSAARAEEILVAAGISPQARGETLSILEFAQIARSAQNLDAGGAA; translated from the coding sequence GTGACTGACGCCCCGAACTCCACCCCGCTCCTTGGAGCCACCGATATTCGGCGACTCGCGGAGGAGGTGGGCGTGCACCCCACCAAGACCCTCGGGCAAAACTTTGTGATCGACGGCAATACCATCCGTCGCATCGTCAGTGCTGCCAAAGTGAAGCCGGATGAGACGGTCGTGGAGGTCGGACCAGGGCTGGGAAGCCTCACGCTGGGACTGATCGATGCCGCCCGCTCCGTGGTTGCCGTCGAGATTGACCCGCCGCTGGCGAAGCGACTCCCGCAGACCATCGCAGAGTTCCGCCCAGAGCGCGTGGATGACTTCACCGTGATCCTCAGTGACGCCATGGACGTGACCAGCCTGCCGGATCCGCAACCCACCGCGCTCGTGGCAAACCTGCCCTACAACGTGGCAGTGCCAGTGCTCTTGCACTTCTTTGAACACTTCCCGACCCTCCAGCATGGCCTAGTCATGGTGCAGGACGAGGTCGCGGACCGCTTGGCCGCCGGCCCGGGATCCAAAACCTACGGCGTCCCCTCCGCTAAAGCCGCCTGGTACGCGGACGTGAAAAAGGCCGGCGTCATCGGGATGAACGTCTTCTGGCCGGCACCGAAGATCCACTCGGGACTCGTCTCTTTCGAGCGCCGCGAAACACCCGTGGTGGACGATGTCCGCCGCGAGGACGTCTTCGCCGTCATTGACGCTGCCTTCGCGCAACGGCGCAAAACGCTGCGCGCGGCCCTCGCCGGATGGGCCGGAAGCGCCGCCCGTGCCGAAGAGATTTTGGTCGCCGCCGGAATCAGCCCCCAGGCTCGCGGCGAAACCTTGAGCATTCTTGAATTCGCGCAGATCGCTCGCAGCGCTCAGAACCTCGATGCCGGCGGTGCCGCGTGA
- a CDS encoding sugar transferase, translating into MLLAIIDAVAIILAMFIAQLYRFGGFAGNELQGIIEADYTVLSISIAIVWLILLDMWGTRDIKIIGMGTEEYKRIAVSSLYLFGAIAIVSYAFGIQTARGYVGLALPAGLFLLISGRWLYRRHLSRQRHAGMFQRRLMIVGGPSTVLHLYTNLTSAPEAGYEPVTAYLPGFAVHAPDGEELPIPVAGVSRDVEGILAAVEQYKVDALAISSGSMLSPRVMRSLGWELQDRGVSMIMAPALTDVAGPRIHTQPVNGLPLIHVSTPKLEGIKGFAKRGFDVLGAALGLIFLSPIFLITALSVRLDSKGPIFFHQKRVGKNGEIFYMHKFRSMNPDAEAKKAELMDQNESDGALFKMKKDPRITKVGAFIRRFSIDELPQLWNVLVGEMSIVGPRPPVPEEVQAYEKHVHRRFMVQPGITGLWQVSGRSGLSWEESVRLDLYYVENWSLIQDMVILFKTVRAVLTSDGAY; encoded by the coding sequence ATGCTCCTTGCGATCATCGATGCAGTGGCCATTATTTTGGCAATGTTCATCGCCCAGCTGTACCGCTTCGGCGGGTTCGCCGGAAATGAGCTTCAAGGAATTATCGAAGCCGATTACACGGTTCTCTCGATCTCCATAGCGATTGTTTGGCTGATCCTTTTGGATATGTGGGGAACCCGGGATATCAAGATCATCGGCATGGGCACCGAAGAGTACAAACGGATTGCCGTGTCTTCCCTGTATCTCTTCGGAGCCATCGCGATTGTCTCCTACGCCTTCGGCATTCAGACAGCGCGCGGTTACGTAGGCTTGGCGCTTCCCGCCGGGTTGTTCCTACTGATCTCTGGCCGCTGGCTTTACCGCCGTCACCTCTCAAGGCAACGGCACGCCGGCATGTTCCAGCGCCGGCTGATGATCGTGGGTGGACCGTCCACGGTGCTGCACTTGTACACGAACCTCACCTCTGCCCCGGAAGCCGGTTACGAACCCGTGACCGCGTATTTGCCCGGTTTTGCCGTGCACGCACCCGATGGCGAAGAATTGCCTATTCCGGTGGCGGGCGTCTCTCGAGACGTCGAGGGAATCCTCGCAGCCGTCGAGCAGTACAAGGTGGATGCCTTGGCGATTTCCTCCGGTTCCATGCTGAGCCCGCGCGTGATGCGTAGCTTGGGGTGGGAACTGCAAGATCGCGGCGTCTCCATGATCATGGCTCCCGCCCTCACTGACGTGGCCGGACCGCGAATTCACACCCAGCCGGTCAACGGCTTGCCGCTCATCCACGTCTCCACGCCGAAGCTCGAAGGCATCAAGGGCTTCGCCAAGCGAGGCTTTGACGTCCTCGGTGCCGCGCTAGGACTGATCTTCCTCTCGCCAATTTTCCTGATTACTGCCCTCAGCGTTCGGCTGGATTCCAAAGGTCCCATCTTCTTCCACCAAAAGCGCGTCGGTAAAAACGGCGAGATCTTCTACATGCACAAATTCCGTTCCATGAATCCTGACGCTGAAGCCAAGAAGGCCGAACTCATGGATCAGAACGAATCCGATGGCGCGCTGTTCAAAATGAAGAAAGACCCCCGCATTACCAAGGTAGGCGCCTTCATTCGCCGCTTCAGCATCGATGAGCTGCCACAGCTTTGGAACGTGCTGGTGGGGGAGATGAGCATCGTGGGACCACGCCCGCCCGTGCCGGAAGAAGTGCAGGCCTACGAGAAGCACGTGCACCGCCGCTTCATGGTGCAGCCTGGAATCACGGGTCTCTGGCAGGTCTCCGGACGTTCCGGTTTGAGCTGGGAAGAAAGCGTGCGTCTAGACCTCTATTACGTAGAAAACTGGTCGCTCATTCAGGACATGGTAATCCTGTTCAAAACGGTTCGCGCCGTGCTGACCTCGGACGGCGCATACTAG
- a CDS encoding TatD family hydrolase → MQDQQTHAETPAAYVPEDLRVLRQHEENDDAAHHSNGVPLVNGARSAVAENGKRRDRNYPPAPEPLPYPVIDNHTHMDFRDGWVTVSVKDAMDTAGAVGVRGAIQVGCDVESSQWAVAAAEEDPRVLAAVAIHPNDAPRLAETNALEDALAEIERLAQHPRVRAIGETGLDYFRTGEDGRGVQRYSFERHIDIAVRAGKALQIHDRDAHDDVVDVLKSVSKLPESVVFHCYSGDEALAEICNEYGWYMSFAGTVSFKNSKNQQAALAIARPELILVETDAPFLTPHPFRGRPNAVYMVPYTVRFMAEHRGVDVEELCKQLESNTETVYGKFDS, encoded by the coding sequence GTGCAAGATCAGCAAACCCACGCAGAGACCCCAGCCGCTTACGTTCCGGAGGACCTTCGCGTCTTGCGGCAGCACGAGGAGAACGACGACGCAGCTCACCACAGTAACGGCGTTCCCCTTGTTAACGGGGCCCGGAGCGCGGTTGCAGAGAACGGGAAACGTAGGGACCGGAATTACCCACCGGCACCCGAGCCGCTGCCGTATCCGGTCATCGACAACCACACGCATATGGACTTTCGTGACGGCTGGGTGACCGTTTCCGTCAAGGACGCCATGGACACGGCAGGAGCCGTTGGTGTGCGCGGCGCCATCCAGGTGGGTTGCGATGTGGAGAGCTCGCAATGGGCAGTGGCTGCCGCCGAAGAAGATCCACGAGTGTTGGCTGCCGTCGCCATTCACCCCAATGACGCTCCACGTCTCGCTGAAACGAACGCGCTCGAGGACGCGCTCGCAGAAATCGAGCGACTCGCTCAGCACCCGCGAGTCCGAGCGATTGGCGAAACCGGTCTCGATTACTTCCGAACCGGCGAAGACGGCAGGGGAGTGCAGCGTTACTCCTTCGAACGGCATATAGACATCGCAGTCAGGGCCGGAAAAGCGCTCCAAATTCACGATCGTGACGCGCATGATGACGTGGTAGATGTCCTCAAAAGTGTGAGCAAGCTCCCGGAAAGCGTGGTCTTCCACTGCTATTCAGGTGATGAAGCTCTCGCCGAAATCTGCAATGAGTACGGCTGGTACATGTCATTTGCGGGCACGGTTTCCTTCAAAAACTCCAAAAATCAGCAGGCTGCGCTTGCAATTGCGCGTCCAGAGCTCATTTTGGTGGAAACAGACGCTCCATTCCTCACTCCGCACCCCTTCCGGGGTCGTCCGAACGCTGTCTACATGGTTCCCTACACGGTCCGCTTCATGGCCGAACATCGTGGGGTTGACGTGGAAGAACTCTGCAAGCAGCTCGAGTCCAACACTGAGACGGTCTACGGCAAATTCGATAGTTGA